The Rhodanobacter sp. LX-99 genome segment TGACTTGCGGCACGGTCGAGCCGACGCTGGCGGCGCGGTGTCCGGCTGTCCGATGGCGGGCGGACGGCTGTCCGCGGACAATCTTTCAGTCGCCGGATTCGCCGTCATGACTCAATAAAATCAACAACTTGTACATCACGCAGCGCTTGGCACGGGGATTGCTCTATCCGGGGTGCAGGGATTTCCACCCATTCATCGGAGACATGATCATGAAATTCGAGACCTTGATGTTGCGCGGCCTGTTCATCGCCTGCCTGGCGGTCTGCGGCCTGATTCTCGGCGCGATGGTGACGACTACGCCGGCCTCCGTGCAGCTCGCCGCCCACGGCAGCGTAAGCGCCATCCTGCTGGCCGCGCCGACCAGCTGCGCACTGCCCCCGGACGGTGTGGTCTGCCCGCAGCTCGGCGGCTGAGCATTCGACGCGGATCGGCGCGGACACGCGATAATGGCGGAATGCTGCATGTCATCCTGTTCCGTCCCGAGATCCCGCCGAACACCGGCAACGTGATTCGCCTGTGCGCGAACACCGGCACTGCGCTGCACCTGATCCGGCCGCTCGGCTTCCAGCTTGACGATGCCCGGCTGCGCCGTGCCGGACTGGATTACCACGAATACGCCAGCGTCGCCGTGTACGACGATCTGGCCAGTTGCCTCGGCGCGATCGGTACGCCGCGCGTGTTCGCCTTCACCACTCGCGGCCGGGTCGCCCATGTCGATGCCCGCTTTGCCGACGGCGACGCGCTGCTGTTCGGCTGCGAGACCGCCGGGTTGCCGGGCGACGTGCTGGAGTCGATTCCCGCCGACCAGCGCCTGCGCCTGCCGATGTGCCCGGACAGCCGCAGCCTGAACCTGTCGAACACCGTCGCCGT includes the following:
- a CDS encoding tRNA (cytidine(34)-2'-O)-methyltransferase, giving the protein MLHVILFRPEIPPNTGNVIRLCANTGTALHLIRPLGFQLDDARLRRAGLDYHEYASVAVYDDLASCLGAIGTPRVFAFTTRGRVAHVDARFADGDALLFGCETAGLPGDVLESIPADQRLRLPMCPDSRSLNLSNTVAVAVYEAWRQLGFAGAASV